DNA from Acetobacter aceti NBRC 14818:
ATGCGGAACAACGCCATCATGATGTACAGGAATTGTTCAACGGTCTGCGGTATGTGATCTGTTATGGTATTGCATGGCGATCGATACCCTGGGGCATCTTCTGGCTCTGCATATAATTTCGGCAAACAGGGGGACCAGACAGAAACCGGTCCATACTGAGGCCATTTCGCAGCCGACAGACGGGGTTTCGTGTTACTACCCTCTTGCTGGATTGTGGAACGGTCTTTCGCGTGGGCCACGCGATGCAGAAGGCTGGGCAAGGATTACGAACGCTGCGCCTCGCCACTTGCTGCAATGCACATGATCGCTTTCGCAGGCTTCAGGCCCGGAAACGCAGTGAACCTCCTCATGCAAAGTGCATAACATCCTCCACAGGCAATCAGGTAGTTTCCTTGATTCAAAAACGAAATTCTACTGTATCGAGAGGGGGCTGAGATTTATTCAATCCTGATAAAACATGTATATTAGATTAAGAGACGTATAAGCAGAAACTGTCAGAAGTATATACTATCAGAACGGTGCAACAGAATCCAGTAATTGCTGACCATACCGTGGTGTTTGCAGAATGGACAGTTGTCCACGCCCACCATAGGAAATCCGGGCTTCGGCCATGCGGTCATGCGTAACTGTGTTGTCTGCCGTGATGTCCTGTGGTCGGACAACACCCGTTACCTGTAGTTCACGGAGTTCGCTGTTCACGCGGACTTCCTGCCTTCCCACAACGACGAAATTACCGTTGGGAAGGACCTGTGTGATCGTGCCTGCTACTCTGACGGTTACTGTTTCGTTTCTGCTGATCCGTCCGGCGGCGGTGTTGCTGTTGTTGCTGGATGTTGAAAGAGCGCCGGAACCCAGGATGTGTGAAATGGCTTTTCCGTGGAATCCGAAAAGGCTCGGTATACCCATGCTTTCGCTACCGCCACCACTTGCGCTTGTATTATCAACCATCGTGGCATTGTCAGTGATGTCAACTATGACGGTCACAAGATCACCGACCTGTGCAGCACGCTGATCCTTGAAAAACGCTCGGCTCCCTGGTCTCCAGAGACTGGCGACCTCAGCCGGAGGTGGCTGGAGGGGAGGCATGGGCATCGTGACAGGCCTGTAGGCCGTGTCACGTGTCGGATCCTGCGTCCGCGTCATTGCCGGAGGATGTCCGATTTCGCTCAGACTTCCAATGCCACCATTACAGGCTGACAGGCTGAGGAGAGGGAGAAGCAATAAAGAACGTTTCATGAAAAAAATCTGATCCAATCCGGAAATGTCTAGATATTTTTCGGCGCCCTGATTCCTGCAGAGCGCATCTCCCTGGAATCGGCAGGAGTTGGAGCCGTTCCAGGGGTTACCGCGATGCGTGTCCTGTCGATAACCTGACCGACAACGACCATCCGCGATGTGGGATTCAACGCATGAATCCGTTCGCCCTGAGCACCGGAGTCCAATGCTACTCCTGCTGCGGTAAGATGAAGGCCAGATGAAGAAACATCGAGAATAATAGGAGACCCTTTTTCAATAAGATCGATACGCGATGTCATCTCGGAGGTAAGAGGGGTGTGGGCACGAACGGCCCGTCGTGTGGACTGACCAATGATATCGGTCGGATCAAGGATGGCCCGGGTCGGCACTGATCGTGAATCGACCTCGGCGACTTCAATATCCGGCTGTTCGATAATCTGTCCTGCGGGCAGATCGGTGCGGGCTGTCACAATCTTTACACGGGAGCTGACTGTTCCGTCCGCACGGAACGACTGTGTGGCATCATCGGAGGTAATGGAAAAAAAGGCCGAAAACCTGCCATGCGAAGCATCATAAACAATGTTGGATAATTGCGGATTATTCGCCAGTTCGGCTGCGACGGTTGGTCCCGAAAAGTTTGTAAGCTCAATGGCGGCACTGTCCGAAACGCCACGCGTCTTTAATCCATCGACGATCAGCGGCATGATGTCATCGCGCGACACCGTATGGCTGGCCCGAGTGAGCGTAGCCTGCGCCAGATCAGACATTTCCGGCCAGTCAATGCCGTATTGCTGGGCAATGGCCTGTAGTTGGGGCGCGCTGATGGTAAGGCTTTGTCCCGGCGCAGGAGCAGGCCCAAGATCGCAATCCTGATCGGGTGCGATCCCATTGAAAAGGTCTGAGAGTTTTACCTGTGAATGATGCAGCACGCTTGTCCGACGGAGACTTGCTGCATCCGCAGGAGCGATGTTCAGGCATCCACCCACAAGGCATGCGGCAAAAAAATGAAGGGCTATACGCCTCATTTCAGTCCTGTCAGGGTCTGCAGCATTTCATCGGACGCTGTGATGACCTTGCTGTTCATCTCATAAGCGCGCTGGGCGGTGATGAGGTCCGTGATCTCGGTCACCACGTTGACGTTGGATTCCTCGACATAGCCCTGACGGATATCGCCGAACCCCACGCTCTGTCCCGTGCCAGTGATGGCGTTGCCGGAGGACTGGGTCTCGGTGAACAGGTTCTGACCCATGGCGGCCAGACCGTTTTCATTCTGGAAGGTCGCCATCTGGAGCTGACCGACAACCATCGACTGGGTCTGACCTGAAATGGTCACCTGCACCTGACCGGTCTGATCAACCGTTATGGTCTGAGCATTGTTCGGAACCGTAATGCCGGGACTGACTGGATAACCATCCGCCGTCACGATCTGTCCGGTGTCGGACAGGGAGAATGTGCCATCACGGGTATAGGCATATTCACCGGAGGGCAGGGTGATCTGAAAATATCCCGGACCCTCAATGGCAAGATCCAGACTGTTGTTTGTCTGTTCCAGCGTACCCTGCACGTTGATGCGGTAAATACCCGCCGTGCGAACACCAAGGCCCACCTGAGCGCCTGCCGGAACCAGAGTGCCGCTGTCGGAACTCATCGTGCCGACGCGGCGCATGTCCTGATAGATCAGATCCTGAAATTCCGGGCGACGACG
Protein-coding regions in this window:
- the flgH gene encoding flagellar basal body L-ring protein FlgH; its protein translation is MKRSLLLLPLLSLSACNGGIGSLSEIGHPPAMTRTQDPTRDTAYRPVTMPMPPLQPPPAEVASLWRPGSRAFFKDQRAAQVGDLVTVIVDITDNATMVDNTSASGGGSESMGIPSLFGFHGKAISHILGSGALSTSSNNSNTAAGRISRNETVTVRVAGTITQVLPNGNFVVVGRQEVRVNSELRELQVTGVVRPQDITADNTVTHDRMAEARISYGGRGQLSILQTPRYGQQLLDSVAPF
- the flgA gene encoding flagellar basal body P-ring formation chaperone FlgA, coding for MRRIALHFFAACLVGGCLNIAPADAASLRRTSVLHHSQVKLSDLFNGIAPDQDCDLGPAPAPGQSLTISAPQLQAIAQQYGIDWPEMSDLAQATLTRASHTVSRDDIMPLIVDGLKTRGVSDSAAIELTNFSGPTVAAELANNPQLSNIVYDASHGRFSAFFSITSDDATQSFRADGTVSSRVKIVTARTDLPAGQIIEQPDIEVAEVDSRSVPTRAILDPTDIIGQSTRRAVRAHTPLTSEMTSRIDLIEKGSPIILDVSSSGLHLTAAGVALDSGAQGERIHALNPTSRMVVVGQVIDRTRIAVTPGTAPTPADSREMRSAGIRAPKNI
- the flgG gene encoding flagellar basal-body rod protein FlgG, producing the protein MRSLDIAGTGMQAQQTNVEVIANNIANMTTTGFKRRRPEFQDLIYQDMRRVGTMSSDSGTLVPAGAQVGLGVRTAGIYRINVQGTLEQTNNSLDLAIEGPGYFQITLPSGEYAYTRDGTFSLSDTGQIVTADGYPVSPGITVPNNAQTITVDQTGQVQVTISGQTQSMVVGQLQMATFQNENGLAAMGQNLFTETQSSGNAITGTGQSVGFGDIRQGYVEESNVNVVTEITDLITAQRAYEMNSKVITASDEMLQTLTGLK